In one Deinococcus fonticola genomic region, the following are encoded:
- a CDS encoding IS3 family transposase yields the protein VYRSHEEARQAIFEYVEVYYNRKRRHSSRGYLTPWEAECQATGIISILHT from the coding sequence GCGTGTACCGCAGCCACGAAGAGGCCAGACAGGCCATTTTCGAGTATGTGGAGGTGTATTACAACCGCAAACGGCGGCATTCCAGCCGGGGCTACTTGACGCCCTGGGAGGCGGAGTGCCAAGCTACTGGGATTATCTCGATTCTGCATACCTGA